The window ACTGCGGAGAACGCCCCCGGTGGCCGCTGGTCGCTGGTGCTCCTCTCCGCGCTGATCCTGCTCGCGCTGTGGGGCCTGCGGAGCCGCCTCGGCAAGCTCACGACGCCGGGCCGGCGCACCGCCGAGGTCTTCGGGACGACGGTGCTCACCGCGGCCGAGCACCACGTCGAGGCCGACCGCGCCCTCGCGGCCGGCGACCTCACGGGTGCGGTGACCGAGCGGTTCCGCGCCCTGGTCCGTGGCCTGGAGGAACGCGGTCTGCTCGACCCGCGACCGGGCCGGACCGCCAACGAGGCCGCCGAGGAGGGCGGGCGCCTGCTGCCCGGCTGCGCCGCGCCGCTGCGCGCCGCGGCCCGGGTCTTCGACGAGGTCCGCTACGGCGGCCGGACCGCGACCGTGCCCGGCCACGACACCGTCGCCGACGCCGACCGCGCCGCCCGGGCCGCCCGGCCGACGGCGACGGCCGCCACCGCCCCGGACACCTGGGTCGCGCCGGGGAGCGGGTCATGAGCGACACCGCGACCGTCGAGACCGCCGCGCCGGCGAGTACCCCGGAGACCACGTCCGCCGCCCCGGGCGCGCGGACGGTCTGGCAGTCGGTGCGGGTTCCGGTTCTCGCGGTCACCGTCCTGCTGCTG of the Sporichthya polymorpha DSM 43042 genome contains:
- a CDS encoding DUF4129 domain-containing protein, which codes for MAAAVPVVPDPATAREAAERELSDPTYRSQQPTLFERITDEILDRLGDLFDRTAENAPGGRWSLVLLSALILLALWGLRSRLGKLTTPGRRTAEVFGTTVLTAAEHHVEADRALAAGDLTGAVTERFRALVRGLEERGLLDPRPGRTANEAAEEGGRLLPGCAAPLRAAARVFDEVRYGGRTATVPGHDTVADADRAARAARPTATAATAPDTWVAPGSGS